A region of Deltaproteobacteria bacterium DNA encodes the following proteins:
- a CDS encoding response regulator yields the protein MSKNILIVDDCDTTRKLISYMVKGAGYNPIGAVNGFDALEKLAQNEISLVVTDLNMPQMDGLELARNIKTDENYKGMPVIMLTTESSEKDKETGLQAGVDVYMTKPVTSKWLAYQIQKLL from the coding sequence ATGAGTAAGAATATCCTTATAGTGGATGATTGCGATACGACAAGAAAACTTATTTCCTATATGGTAAAGGGCGCTGGATACAATCCTATAGGTGCGGTAAATGGTTTTGATGCACTTGAAAAACTTGCACAGAATGAAATATCCCTTGTGGTAACTGACTTGAATATGCCGCAGATGGATGGTCTTGAACTGGCGAGGAATATAAAGACAGATGAGAACTATAAGGGTATGCCGGTCATCATGCTTACTACAGAATCTAGTGAAAAGGATAAAGAAACAGGGCTTCAGGCAGGGGTGGATGTATATATGACAAAGCCTGTAACATCCAAATGGCTGGCTTATCAAATCCAGAAATTACTTTAA
- a CDS encoding protein phosphatase CheZ, with protein MEDVNMKEVIDVAKALADGNLNRGLKPEQLHGVLAELAVHLEKIRQNFLVIDPNIKDTSEKVPETSSQLMDIDKTLSTAADSLMLLTEDLMTDHEMIETLLNRLLQWGEGLNMLDNDSVARTTINELGAINKKSKANLMEVFANLSFQDLAGQKIMKMKNLIEGIEARLLEVLVIFGHHKDKTKRDEMLKGLKESGGVLKQDLVDDIMNNLGF; from the coding sequence ATGGAAGATGTCAACATGAAGGAAGTCATAGATGTTGCAAAGGCATTGGCTGATGGCAATCTTAACAGGGGATTGAAACCCGAACAACTTCACGGTGTGCTGGCTGAACTTGCAGTCCACCTTGAAAAAATCAGACAGAACTTTCTTGTCATTGACCCTAATATCAAAGATACCTCTGAAAAGGTTCCTGAGACATCAAGTCAACTTATGGATATTGATAAAACACTTTCTACTGCTGCTGACAGCTTGATGCTCCTTACTGAAGACCTTATGACAGACCATGAAATGATAGAAACCTTGCTTAACCGTCTTTTGCAGTGGGGTGAAGGGTTGAATATGCTTGATAACGACAGTGTTGCAAGAACTACGATAAATGAACTTGGAGCAATAAATAAAAAAAGCAAGGCCAATCTTATGGAGGTATTTGCAAACCTTTCATTTCAGGATTTGGCAGGGCAGAAGATTATGAAAATGAAAAATCTTATAGAAGGCATAGAGGCAAGGCTTCTTGAGGTTCTTGTAATCTTCGGACATCACAAGGATAAAACAAAAAGAGATGAAATGCTTAAAGGACTGAAAGAAAGCGGCGGGGTGCTCAAGCAGGACCTTGTGGATGACATCATGAACAATCTTGGGTTTTAG
- the cheY gene encoding chemotaxis response regulator CheY, which produces MKILVVDDFSTMRRIIRNLLKELNYLNVEEADDGATALVKLKNDKFDFVISDWNMPNMTGIDLLKTVRADANLKHLPILMVTAEAKQENVIEAVQAGVNNYIVKPFTAAILKEKMDKIKERLGG; this is translated from the coding sequence ATGAAGATACTTGTGGTGGATGATTTTTCCACTATGCGGAGGATAATAAGAAACCTCCTGAAGGAACTCAATTATCTCAATGTAGAAGAGGCTGATGACGGCGCAACAGCGCTGGTAAAACTTAAGAATGATAAATTTGATTTTGTTATATCAGACTGGAATATGCCAAATATGACAGGGATAGACCTCTTAAAGACAGTGAGGGCAGATGCGAACCTAAAACACCTGCCTATCCTAATGGTTACTGCTGAGGCAAAACAAGAAAATGTAATAGAGGCTGTTCAGGCTGGGGTGAATAACTACATTGTTAAACCATTTACAGCCGCGATACTAAAGGAAAAGATGGATAAAATCAAAGAGAGATTAGGAGGCTGA
- a CDS encoding chemotaxis protein CheA: MADEMQEIIQDFIIETTEILDGLDQKFVELEKTPDSQELLNAIFRAVHTTKGAAGFLGFKQIVDLSHTAENLLNKLRQGTLKVTPSIMDAILKAVDMLKLLLSHVREGDGKEEDISGVINELKDAEAPVSVETAGTDLKSVPSQHVAEKITTEQVSIPPVGKKEDEAVILSSDKPKMLGEILLEKKVITRTQMDEAMLDQRGAEKIGDVLVRKGFIKKEDISAALSNQGRTTDTVHETTIRVDIKRLDNVLNLVGELVLGRNRLVRLAGDMEARYGEDETTTAIRKTISSLNVITTDLQLAVMKTRMQPIGRVFSKFPRMVRDMARIKGKEIELTLVGEETELDKTVIEEIGDPLVHLIRNSVDHGIEKPDVRVQRGKKPKGTIMLSAYHRGNNIFITIEDDGNGIDANILREKSVEKGIMTRQDADKMSNKEILNIIFMPGFSTAKEVTDVSGRGVGMDVVKTNISKLNGTIDINTEIGKGTRITIGLPLTLAIIQSLMVEASKEIYAIPLSTVVEILKINSDEIKTVDKKEVIYVRNTVFPLIRLSNLLEKQSQCSERPYVVIIAMGDKEVGVVVDALHGQEEIVIKSMGEYLSNIKGIAGATVTGSGQVVLILDIMGIFAQV, from the coding sequence ATGGCTGACGAAATGCAAGAGATAATTCAGGATTTTATTATTGAAACTACTGAGATTTTAGACGGACTTGACCAAAAATTTGTTGAACTGGAAAAAACCCCTGATAGTCAGGAACTTTTGAATGCGATTTTCAGGGCTGTCCATACCACAAAAGGCGCTGCGGGTTTTCTTGGGTTTAAACAGATTGTTGATCTGTCTCATACTGCAGAAAATCTGCTTAACAAACTTCGTCAGGGAACCTTGAAGGTTACTCCGTCAATCATGGATGCGATCCTTAAGGCAGTTGATATGCTTAAACTCCTTCTTTCGCATGTAAGGGAAGGGGATGGGAAAGAGGAGGATATATCAGGTGTTATTAATGAGCTTAAAGATGCAGAGGCTCCTGTTTCTGTAGAAACAGCGGGGACAGATTTGAAATCTGTCCCCAGTCAGCATGTTGCGGAGAAAATAACTACAGAACAAGTATCAATACCGCCTGTTGGAAAAAAAGAAGATGAAGCAGTAATCCTGTCTAGTGACAAGCCAAAGATGCTTGGTGAGATTCTTTTAGAGAAAAAGGTGATTACAAGGACTCAGATGGATGAGGCAATGCTTGACCAGAGAGGCGCTGAAAAGATTGGGGATGTGCTTGTGAGAAAAGGATTTATAAAAAAAGAAGACATTTCCGCAGCACTCTCAAATCAGGGCAGAACAACCGATACTGTGCATGAGACCACCATAAGGGTTGATATAAAAAGACTTGATAATGTTTTAAATCTGGTTGGTGAACTTGTTCTTGGCAGAAACAGACTAGTGAGGCTGGCAGGTGATATGGAGGCAAGATATGGTGAGGATGAAACTACAACTGCAATAAGAAAGACTATATCAAGCCTGAATGTCATAACAACTGATTTGCAATTGGCTGTTATGAAGACCCGAATGCAGCCTATAGGCAGGGTATTTAGTAAATTCCCAAGAATGGTAAGGGACATGGCAAGGATAAAGGGTAAAGAGATAGAACTTACCCTTGTTGGTGAAGAGACCGAACTTGACAAGACCGTTATAGAGGAAATAGGGGACCCGCTTGTGCATCTTATCCGCAATTCAGTAGACCACGGTATAGAAAAACCTGATGTAAGGGTTCAAAGAGGCAAGAAACCGAAGGGGACTATTATGCTGTCAGCATACCATAGGGGTAATAATATATTTATTACTATAGAGGATGACGGCAATGGCATAGATGCCAATATCCTGAGAGAAAAATCAGTAGAAAAGGGTATTATGACAAGGCAGGACGCAGACAAGATGAGTAATAAGGAGATACTAAATATTATCTTCATGCCGGGATTTTCAACAGCAAAAGAGGTGACTGATGTCTCAGGCAGGGGTGTTGGTATGGATGTGGTGAAGACAAATATAAGTAAATTAAACGGGACAATAGATATAAATACAGAGATAGGAAAAGGCACAAGGATTACAATCGGTTTGCCTTTGACCCTTGCAATAATACAATCGCTTATGGTGGAGGCAAGTAAAGAGATATATGCGATTCCGCTTTCAACAGTAGTGGAGATATTAAAGATTAACTCCGATGAAATAAAGACCGTTGATAAGAAAGAGGTTATATATGTCAGAAACACGGTATTCCCCCTTATTCGTCTTTCAAACCTTTTGGAGAAACAGTCGCAATGCAGTGAAAGACCCTATGTAGTTATAATAGCAATGGGTGATAAAGAGGTTGGTGTAGTGGTTGATGCCCTGCATGGTCAGGAAGAGATTGTTATAAAATCAATGGGTGAATATTTGTCTAATATAAAGGGCATAGCAGGCGCAACAGTAACAGGCAGTGGTCAGGTTGTCCTTATACTGGATATCATGGGTATATTTGCACAGGTTTAG
- a CDS encoding protein-glutamate O-methyltransferase CheR produces MERPKISREIFVQLRDFIYEKSGMFFQENKTYLLEDRLSRRLEARNLSNYEEYLYFLRYDLKKDDELKELFNAVTTNETSFFRDINQLDAFRFGIIPKIMEKKANSGQKSVRIWSAGCSTGEEPYTLAMMAMEEGLTLKGWGVEITASDISEQVLTSARRAAYGEYAVRNTNEAIIKKYFLNSSSGYVVKPEVKQMVRLTNLNLLDVVQMRGVRGMDVIFCRNVLIYFDDNAKRKVIGHFYDSLVDGGFLVVGFSESLFNLTRAFKPVGINKCVTYQKI; encoded by the coding sequence ATGGAAAGACCAAAGATTTCAAGAGAGATATTTGTGCAATTAAGGGATTTTATTTATGAGAAGAGCGGTATGTTTTTTCAAGAAAACAAGACCTATCTTCTTGAAGACAGGCTTTCAAGGAGGCTTGAGGCTAGAAACCTTTCAAACTATGAAGAATATCTTTATTTCTTAAGATACGACCTGAAAAAGGATGATGAACTTAAAGAATTATTTAATGCAGTTACCACAAATGAGACAAGTTTCTTCAGGGATATAAACCAACTTGATGCATTCAGGTTCGGCATAATTCCAAAGATTATGGAAAAAAAAGCAAACTCAGGACAGAAATCTGTAAGGATATGGAGTGCAGGCTGTTCCACAGGAGAAGAGCCTTATACCCTGGCAATGATGGCAATGGAAGAAGGTTTGACGCTCAAGGGATGGGGTGTTGAAATTACAGCATCAGATATAAGTGAACAGGTTTTGACATCAGCAAGAAGGGCTGCATATGGTGAATATGCTGTAAGGAATACAAATGAAGCAATTATTAAAAAATATTTTTTAAATTCCAGCAGCGGCTATGTTGTTAAACCTGAGGTAAAGCAGATGGTAAGGCTTACAAATCTAAACCTGTTGGATGTGGTGCAGATGAGGGGTGTAAGGGGTATGGATGTAATATTCTGCAGGAATGTCCTTATATATTTTGATGATAATGCTAAAAGAAAGGTGATTGGTCACTTTTATGACAGCCTTGTAGACGGCGGTTTTCTGGTGGTTGGATTTTCAGAATCACTCTTTAATCTAACAAGGGCATTTAAACCTGTAGGCATAAACAAATGTGTAACATATCAGAAGATATAG